Within Bradymonas sediminis, the genomic segment GACGACTCAAAGGCCACCAACGCCCACGCCGCGCTGGCCGGGCTAAAATCCCTCGACGGTTACCTGGTGCCGATCGTCGGCGGCGTCGACAAAGGCCTCGACCTGGCCGGGCTGGTCGACTTTCTCAAGGCCCGCGCCGCGGCGGTCGTGCTCATCGGCGAGATCGCCGAGCGCGTCGCCCGCGAGCTCCAGGCCGCTGGCTACCCCGCCGACGCGCTACACTTCGCCGCCGATATGCCCGCGGCCGTCGAAGCCGCCACGAAAAACGCCGGACTCTCGGCCGACGGTGCGACCGTCAGCCTGAGTCCGGCGTGTTCGAGCTTCGATATGTTCGACAGCTATGCCCACCGCGGCGATGTCTTCCAACAGGCCGTGCGGGCGATGCTCAAAGATTAATCCTCTTCCATGATGATCAGCACCTGGTCCTCATCAACGGCGTCGCCTTCTTTGATGAGGATCTCTTTGATCACACCGTCACACGGCGCCTCAACCGGCATCTCCATCTTCATCGACTCGAGGATGATAACCTCATCATCTTCTTCGACCTCGTCGCCAATCTCGACTTCAATCTTCCAAACCGTTCCGGTGATATGCGCTTTGATATCCGCCATAATTCAAACTCCATTTAATCGGCTAAATTAGGTTATTGACGCTTCACTAATCACGGCGCAGAAATAGCATCGAGTTCGCCCGCAAACAAGGCGGGCGTCGCGCGCTCTCGCTGGCTGCGCGACCTGGTATGAGCGCTGATGCCCTGAGTCTTCGGCATTCGCCCACCCCGAGCTCACGAATTCGCTAGATGCTCCATCTGAAAAGTGATAGCGATGCCGTGTTTGATTTTCGTTTATCGTCCCTCTTAAAACCCGAGCAGCCCATGAAATTCATCCGACTATCTCTGCTACTTTTTACGATGCTCTTCTTTGTTGGCTGCACCAGTGGCCCCGACGAGAACGCCCCCGATAACGTCGCTGCGGCCCCCGAAGACGCCACCGTCACCGCCAGCGGGTTGGCCTACGTCATCCTCAAAGAAGGCAACGGCGCATCGCCAAACGCAAGCGACACGGTGCGTGTCCACTATACCGGCTGGACCACCGATGGGGCCAAATTCGACAGCTCGGTCGACCGCGGCGAGCCGGCTGAGTTTCCCCTCAGCGGCGTCATCGCTGGTTGG encodes:
- a CDS encoding FKBP-type peptidyl-prolyl cis-trans isomerase; this translates as MKFIRLSLLLFTMLFFVGCTSGPDENAPDNVAAAPEDATVTASGLAYVILKEGNGASPNASDTVRVHYTGWTTDGAKFDSSVDRGEPAEFPLSGVIAGWTEGVALMKTGEKSRFWIPEDLAYQGRMGAPKGMLVFDIELLAIVGK
- a CDS encoding acetyl-CoA carboxylase biotin carboxyl carrier protein subunit, translating into MADIKAHITGTVWKIEVEIGDEVEEDDEVIILESMKMEMPVEAPCDGVIKEILIKEGDAVDEDQVLIIMEED